One part of the Vicia villosa cultivar HV-30 ecotype Madison, WI linkage group LG6, Vvil1.0, whole genome shotgun sequence genome encodes these proteins:
- the LOC131611174 gene encoding transcription factor PRE6-like has protein sequence MSSRRSRQQSGGSTRISDDQIIELVCKLRQLVPEIRNRRSDKVPASTVLQETCNYIRNLQREVDDLSLRLSQLLSTIDADSPEASIIRSLLNQ, from the exons ATGTCTAGTCGAAGGTCAAGACAACAATCAGGAGGGTCTACAAGAATCTCTGATGACCAAATTATCGAACTTGTTTGCAAGTTGCGCCAACTTGTTCCTGAGATTCGTAATAGGCGTTCTGACAAG GTACCAGCTTCTACGGTCCTACAAGAAACCTGCAACTATATCAGAAACTTACAAAGAGAAGTTGATGATTTGAGCCTCAGATTGTCTCAGTTGTTGTCCACAATTGATGCTGATAGTCCTGAAGCTTCTATCATTAGGAGCCTACTTAACCAATGA